Genomic segment of Nitrospiria bacterium:
TTCGTAATCAGCAGGTCGGTGGTTCAATCCCACTCGCCGGCTCCATTTATTTTCAAGCAGTTGTGAATCTCCGGGATTCTCAAAAGGTATTTTGCTTCCACCGTTTGCTACCATGAGTTTATTCTTGGCTTCCTCAATCAGCTTTTGCTGAGCCTCCGAGGGAAAGTCAAAAGTAAAGATTTGACCCCAGGCTTATTTATTTTCGCAACAAAATAAAATCATCATAAGTAATAAAATACTTGACAAACCGCAGCGAATTGGTTAATACTCTATCCACTCTGTAGACTATATGGATTATAGGTATGCTGTCACATAAAGCGAAATACGCCCTGAAGGCGTTGCTGGTTCTTGCGGAGGACTACGGGCACGGTCCAATGCTCATTTCAGATTTGGCCGAACGGGAGGGCATCCCCAAAAAATTTTTGGAGCATATTTTGCTGGAGTTGAAGAAACATGGCCTGCTCCAGAGCCAGAAGGGAAAGGGGGGAGGCTATTTGTTAGGCAAACCTCCCGGATCGGTCACGTTCGGGCAGGTCATCCGGATCCTCGACGGTCCGCTGGCGCCGGTTTCCTGCGTCAGTCAGATGGCCTATCAACGGTGCAAGGAGTGCAAGGATGAGGCGACCTGTGGTGTCCGGATCGTGATGAAGGAAACCCGCGACGCGATCGCTGAAGTACTGGACGGTGTGACCCTGACGCAAGCGCTAAAAAAAATGAAGCACGTTAAAATAAAATCCGGAGCCCGAAGAACCCGAAAATAAAAAATTTTCCTTATAACTATACTATCTCTATAGACTTGATATACATATCGTTCGTCCTGCTGCTTCCGGCTGCTTTCGAACTCGTTCCCGGAGTCAGGCTCGATCGGGCATAGACGGTTCCCGCGGTAGTCGAGGAGTAGCAGGCGCTAAACAGAAAAGATAAAACGATGGACACGGAGCTTTCCCAGAACAGACCAGGCCCGGATTCTCCGGAGGATGCAAGGAACCGGAAGGTCATTAATAAAATTCTGCAGGCGATTAAAAACCTCCGGTACGGGTCCGTCGAGTTAACGATTCATGAATCCAAGGTGGTTCAGATCGAGCGGAAAGAAAAGATCCGTTTCGATAAAGATGATTTGCGAAGGTGAGTGGAAGGACTCCCTTCCTTGGGATAGAAAGACTGGGCCGGCCGGACCACCGGAGGCAGCATAGGAAGAGATGAAAAAATCCGACGGGCATGCTGACCGGACCACCGGAGCTTCCCATGGAGAAAAGGAGCATTGTCGTGAGAATTTTCCGGTCGTTCGTTGAAGTTTTCCCTAAGCGAAAGGAAGCGATGAAATATCTTAGTTTGAAAGCAATATTGTTGGTTGGTCTGCTTGTGCTGCCGATGGTGGCATGGGCGGCGGAGGACCTGACGGATCTTTTGGTCAAGAAAGGGACGATTACGAAGGAGGAAGCGGATTCCCTCCAACAGCGGGGGATTTCCCCGTTCATCGACAAGATTACGTTGTACGGCGACTTCCGGCTCCGGGAAGAAACGGAGTGGTATAACGGCGGTGGAAGTGCGAACAATGGGAAAAACGTCAATCGTCTGCGCTACCGGCTACGGATCGGGAGCGATATCAGCGAGGGGCCGGTTATCCTCCATATTCGTCTGGCATCGGGGACCGGGGGGCAGACCAGCACCAACCAGACAGAGCAGTCCCTATCCTCCCAAAAGGCCATCTGGATCGACAGGGCCTATGTGGAAGTGATCCAGATTCCGAACCTCTCTCTGATGGGCGGCCGGATGGCCAATCCTTTCACCGTCAGCCTCACCGGAGAGTTGGTATTCGATGACGATTACAACCCGGAGGGTTTTGCCGAGAAATACACCTTGAAGCTGGGAGATACAGGCAAGGCCTACGCCACGCTGGGGCAGGTCGTTTTAGACGGAGGCGCGCAAGGCTCGCTTGCGCAATGGCTGCTGGGGTACCAGGTGGGCGGCGAAATCAAGACAGACCCGGTGGGGATTAATCTGGCGGTGTTGTACTACACCCTGGCAAATGGGGAAAAGGGCACTTTTTCGCAGAATACCGTGCAGGACGGAAACACCCGGGTTGGGGCAACTGCGGAACTGGCGAATTCCTTCAATGTGATCGATGCCACCGCTGCGGTGACGATCAAGGCCGCGATTCCGGTAACTGTCTCGGGTGATTATGTGAAGAATCTGCAGAGCACGGTCCAGAACGCTACGACCAAAAATCAAGATACGGGTTACGCAGTGGGCTTCAAGGTCGGTAGTGCCAGTGCCGCCAACACGGCCGAGTTCGGATATATGTACCGGGTGGTTCAAACGGATGCCACGCTCGCGGACATTGCGGATTCGGATTGGGGACCGAACGGAGGCACCAACCGGAAGGGCCATATCGTATGGACGGCTTACAATTTTACCAAAGCCACTCAGGTCAAGCTGAAATATTACAGCACCCTAAAAGACAAGGCCAGTCTGCCGCCGACGGTGTATACCGGGGCAGGGAATGTCAATCCGTCGTTCGGCCGGTTCCAGATCGATTTCTCGGTCAAGTTCTGATTGTCATCTAAAGAGAAACCTTCTCAAGTTATAACGGAAAGTTTAACCAAAGGAGATAGCCATGTTACTGAAAAAAGTTTTCCGTTTCCTCCCGGTTCTATTCCTGGCCCTCGGGGCGATATTGCCCCGGGTCGCGGGAGCCGAGACCACGTTGTTAAACGTGTCGTATGATCCCACGCGGGAGCTCTATCAAGATTTCAACGCCGCCTTCGCCAAGTACTGGGAGGCGAAGACGAAGGAGAAGGTCAGGATCAATCAATCCCATGGCGGGTCGGGCAAACAGGCCCGGGCGGTGATCGATGGGCTGGAGGCGGACGTGGTAACGCTGGCCCTGGCCTACGACATCGACGCCATTGCCGAAAAAGCGAACCTGATCCCGAAAAACTGGCAGTCGCGTCTGCCGCAGAACAGCTCCCCCTACACGTCGACTATCGTCTTCCTGGTGCGCAAGGGCAACCCGAAGCAGATCAAGGATTGGGACGATGTTGTGAAACCGGGCGTCTCGGTCATTACGCCCAATCCGAAAACCTCGGGCGGCGCCCGCTGGAATTATCTCGCGGCCTGGGGCTATGCGCTCAAGAAATACGGGAACGAGGAGGTCAAGGCAAAGGATTTCGTGACGCGGTTGTATAAAAACGTTCCGGTTCTGGATTCCGGGGCGCGCGGCTCGACCACCACTTTTGTCGAGCGCGGTATCGGGGACGTTTTGCTGGCCTGGGAGAACGAAGCCTTCCTGGCCGTCAAGGAGCTCGGGCCGGACAAGTTTGAGATCGTCGTGCCCTCGGTGAGCATCCTGGCCGAGACTCCGGTCGCGGTCGTCGACAATGTCGTGGACAAGCATCACACCCGCGCCGTGGCCCAGGCCTATCTCGAATATCTTTATACGCCGGAGGGTCAGGAGATCGCGGCCCGGAATTACTACCGGCCCCGGTTGGAATCGGTGGCCGTCAAATTCGCCGGTCAATTCCCGAGAATCAAGCTGTTTACCATTGATGAAGTCTTCGGAGGTTGGCAGAAAGCGCAGAAGGCACATTTTGAGGACGCCGGGACCTTCGATCAAATCTACCAACCCGGACGGTGAATGACGCCGAGGAGACAAGCGCAGGCGTAAGATATCGATGATCTTCCGAAAACACAGCATCCTTCCCGGCTTCGGTCTCGCGATGGGCTTCACCTTGCTTTACCTCAGCCTGATCGTGCTGATTCCGCTGTCCGCCACTTTCGTCAAAACGGCTACCCTGAGCTGGGTGCAGTTTTGGCAAACGGTCACGGCTCCCCGAGTGCTGGCCTCTTACCGGCTGAGTTTCGGGGCGGCGTTGATCGGGGCTTCGATCAACGCCGTGTTCGGCCTGCTGGTGGCCTGGGTTTTGGTGCGCTACCGATTCCCCGGAAAGAAAATCATCGACGCGTTGGTGGATCTTCCCTTCGCGCTTCCGACGGCCGTGGCGGGTATCGCGCTGACCGCGGTCTACTCCGCCAACGGGTGGATCGGCCGTTGGCTCGAGCCACTGGGAATCAAGGTGGCTTTCACCCCGCTGGGGGTGATCGTCGCCCTCACGTTCATCGGGCTGCCGTTTGTGGTTC
This window contains:
- a CDS encoding sulfate ABC transporter substrate-binding protein — translated: MLLKKVFRFLPVLFLALGAILPRVAGAETTLLNVSYDPTRELYQDFNAAFAKYWEAKTKEKVRINQSHGGSGKQARAVIDGLEADVVTLALAYDIDAIAEKANLIPKNWQSRLPQNSSPYTSTIVFLVRKGNPKQIKDWDDVVKPGVSVITPNPKTSGGARWNYLAAWGYALKKYGNEEVKAKDFVTRLYKNVPVLDSGARGSTTTFVERGIGDVLLAWENEAFLAVKELGPDKFEIVVPSVSILAETPVAVVDNVVDKHHTRAVAQAYLEYLYTPEGQEIAARNYYRPRLESVAVKFAGQFPRIKLFTIDEVFGGWQKAQKAHFEDAGTFDQIYQPGR
- the cysT gene encoding sulfate ABC transporter permease subunit CysT; this translates as MIFRKHSILPGFGLAMGFTLLYLSLIVLIPLSATFVKTATLSWVQFWQTVTAPRVLASYRLSFGAALIGASINAVFGLLVAWVLVRYRFPGKKIIDALVDLPFALPTAVAGIALTAVYSANGWIGRWLEPLGIKVAFTPLGVIVALTFIGLPFVVRTVQPVLEDLDVEIEEAAASLGANRWQVFTRVILPGLWPAVLTGFTLAFARAVGEYGSVIFIAGNMPMVSEIAPLLIITKLEQYDYAGATAIAVVMLVFSFLLLLLINLLQGWNNRRHAF
- a CDS encoding YezD family protein translates to MDTELSQNRPGPDSPEDARNRKVINKILQAIKNLRYGSVELTIHESKVVQIERKEKIRFDKDDLRR
- a CDS encoding Rrf2 family transcriptional regulator; the protein is MLSHKAKYALKALLVLAEDYGHGPMLISDLAEREGIPKKFLEHILLELKKHGLLQSQKGKGGGYLLGKPPGSVTFGQVIRILDGPLAPVSCVSQMAYQRCKECKDEATCGVRIVMKETRDAIAEVLDGVTLTQALKKMKHVKIKSGARRTRK
- a CDS encoding putative porin, yielding MKYLSLKAILLVGLLVLPMVAWAAEDLTDLLVKKGTITKEEADSLQQRGISPFIDKITLYGDFRLREETEWYNGGGSANNGKNVNRLRYRLRIGSDISEGPVILHIRLASGTGGQTSTNQTEQSLSSQKAIWIDRAYVEVIQIPNLSLMGGRMANPFTVSLTGELVFDDDYNPEGFAEKYTLKLGDTGKAYATLGQVVLDGGAQGSLAQWLLGYQVGGEIKTDPVGINLAVLYYTLANGEKGTFSQNTVQDGNTRVGATAELANSFNVIDATAAVTIKAAIPVTVSGDYVKNLQSTVQNATTKNQDTGYAVGFKVGSASAANTAEFGYMYRVVQTDATLADIADSDWGPNGGTNRKGHIVWTAYNFTKATQVKLKYYSTLKDKASLPPTVYTGAGNVNPSFGRFQIDFSVKF